The DNA window GCACCCGAGCAGGTCTTCGAAGCCGCCGAAACGGACCGGCTGAAACGCTTCCTTTCGCAAGTACTCTGAAGCTTACGTGGTCGTCACACAACTTGGCAGGCTCGGACAGGTTAGACTGCCGAAATTATGGTGGAGACCGAACCGCAGGTCGCTGAACTGGCCGGAGAGCTGCAGCGCGTCCTCTCCCGGGTGTTCTCCATACTCCGCAGAAGCGACCCGAGCCGGGACGCCGCGACCAATGATCTGACCCTCGCCCAGTTGTCGATTTTGCTGACACTGCTCGAGCAGGGACCGATCCGGATGACCGAACTGGCCGCGCACGAGCGGGTGCGCACGCCGACGACGACCGTGGCGATCCGCCGCCTGGAAAAACTCGGACTCGTCAAGCGGTCCCGCGACCCGTCGGACCTGCGGGCGGTACTGGTCGACATCACGCCCGAGGGCCT is part of the Mycolicibacterium tusciae JS617 genome and encodes:
- a CDS encoding MarR family winged helix-turn-helix transcriptional regulator, whose amino-acid sequence is MVETEPQVAELAGELQRVLSRVFSILRRSDPSRDAATNDLTLAQLSILLTLLEQGPIRMTELAAHERVRTPTTTVAIRRLEKLGLVKRSRDPSDLRAVLVDITPEGLAQHQEALANRRAFLAKLLEKLAPEELETLSKALVPLERISE